The following proteins come from a genomic window of Panicum hallii strain FIL2 chromosome 8, PHallii_v3.1, whole genome shotgun sequence:
- the LOC112903817 gene encoding uncharacterized protein LOC112903817, which translates to MAPATSSSGAARGVRILDPEEVRRRAAPWTSLGVDEADCEEEAAGRARARARECDVYVGHGGDARRMAAWLRAELELLGVPCVAADRRRCGDAPAHAAARAAVDAAVVGVVLVTPTTLRNPYAVEEVRAFLDRGALVPVFVGVRRGDFVAEDVVAGRGDLWEKYGGHLWMAYDGLEEEWREAVEGLARAEPAVEVRVGDLRDRVLDVLEILGARLGRRAISPAVRAWRAEAGLEIPFPWNTGFVGREKELLDLESMLCGGARAHDKASRNRPMHPNGAFVSEWPFLDGVVCISAASGAGKTELALEFAHRHWHEYKKVLWVHGEARYLRQSYLKLADHLGIAVGDSFLQSTGRATARSLHDIEGDAIAKINKELARDIPYLVVIDNLESEKDWWDRRAVGELLPRGCRRTRVIVTTRLAGGIEGVRTLALGDLDASNAMRLMKCSTRALSEDDTAILRDIQETVGGVPLGLALVGAMLSEVPIGPAELRGAMRRAPHRAPTWEARDDAALRDNPGLVQLLDACFALLGREAAGLEEVSLRLLEASSFFAPVPIPAAMLVDAAHAAVAVETPWKRFKRTMKLPCASPRAPSFAGSAEQEALATLQRLGVVRRSTRDGCVSVHGVFRLFSRKIGSGRAARAVMDAVAAAAAQGGAARNADDHTWAACLSLFRFDAPAASVELPALELARFVTSSVLPLAAHCLAGYSACSAALELLREATDGVFEAEEKYVGAPRRSSNGGVYVELDPKVYRELARARAELLVARARVMMRAGERAVAKDHCQSAINILEVVSGDWHPATLAVRGFLEQDVLVQTLNGVEPTTV; encoded by the coding sequence ATGGCGCCGGCGACGTCGAGCTCCGGGGCCGCGCGGGGGGTCCGCATCCTGGACCcggaggaggtgaggaggagggcggcgccgTGGACCTCCCTGGGGGTCGACGAGGCCGACtgcgaggaggaggcggcggggagggcgagggcgagggcgCGCGAGTGCGACGTCTACGTCGGGCAcggaggcgacgcgcggcggatGGCGGCGTGGCTGCGCGCCGAGCTGGAGCTGCTGGGCGTGCCCTGCGTCGCGGCCGACCGGCGCCGGTGCGGGGACGCGCCGGCGCACGCGGCTGCGCGGGCCGCCGTGGACGCGGCCGTGGTGGGGGTGGTCCTGGTCACGCCGACGACGCTGCGCAACCCCTACGCCGTCGAGGAGGTCCGGGCCTTCCTGGACCGCGGCGCGCTCGTGCCGGTCTTCGTCGGGGTCAGGAGAGGCGACTTCGTCGCCGAGGACGTCGTGGCGGGGCGCGGTGACCTGTGGGAGAAGTACGGGGGCCATCTCTGGATGGCCTACGACGGGCTGGAGGAGGAGTGGAGGGAGGCCGTGGAGGGGCTGGCCCGCGCGGAGCCGGCGGTGGAGGTGCGCGTCGGCGACCTCCGGGACCGCGTCCTCGACGTGCTCGAGATCctcggcgcgcggctcgggcggcgggcAATATCCCCGGCCGTCAGGGCGTGGCGCGCCGAGGCGGGCCTGGAGATCCCGTTCCCCTGGAACACGGGCTTCGTCGGCCGGGAGAAGGAGCTGCTCGACCTGGAGTCCATGCTGTGCGGCGGCGCTCGTGCCCACGACAAGGCCTCCAGGAATAGGCCGATGCATCCGAACGGCGCCTTCGTCAGCGAGTGGCCCTTCCTGGACGGCGTCGTCTGCATCTCCGCCGCGTCCGGCGCCGGGAAGACGGAGCTGGCGCTCGAGTTCGCGCACCGGCACTGGCACGAGTACAAGAAGGTGCTCTGGGTGCACGGCGAGGCGAGGTACCTGCGCCAGAGCTACCTCAAGCTCGCCGACCACCTCGGCATCGCCGTCGGCGACAGCTTCCTGCAGTCTACAGGGCGGGCCACCGCCAGGAGCCTCCACGACATCGAGGGCGACGCCATCGCCAAGATCAACAAGGAGCTCGCCCGCGACATCCCGTACCTCGTcgtcatcgacaacctcgagaGCGAGAAGGACTGGTGGGACCGCCGGGCCGTCGGGGAGCTCCTGCCACGCGGCTGCCGGCGCACGCGCGTCATCGTCACAACGCGGCTCGCCGGCGGCATCGAGGGGGTCAGGACGCTCGCGCTGGGAGACCTCGACGCGTCCAACGCCATGCGCCTGATGAAGTGCAGCACGCGCGCGCTCAGCGAAGACGACACGGCTATCCTTCGGGACATCCAGGAAACGGTAGGCGGCGTGCCTCTAGGGCTCGCCCTCGTCGGCGCGATGCTCTCCGAGGTCCCCATCGGCCCGGCCGAGCTCCGGGGCGCGATGCGCCGCGCGCCGCATCGGGCGCCGACGTGGGAGGCCAGGGACGACGCCGCGCTGCGCGACAACCCGGGCCTGGTGCAGCTCCTGGACGCGTGCTTCGCGCTGCTGGGGCGGGAGGCAGCCGGGCTCGAGGAGGTGTCTCTCCGGCTGCTGGAGGCCAGCAGCTTCTTCGCGCCGGTGCCGATCCCGGCGGCGATGCTCGTAGACGCCGCCCACGCGGCCGTAGCCGTCGAGACGCCGTGGAAGCGGTTCAAGCGCACGATGAAGCTACCCTGCGCCTCGCCGCGTGCGCCGTCGTTCGCCGGCAGCGCTGAGCAGGAGGCGCTGGCGACGCTGCAGCGCCTAGGGGTGGTCCGGCGGAGCACGCGGGATGGGTGCGTCTCCGTGCACGGCGTGTTCCGGCTCTTCAGCCGCAAGATCGGCTCCGGCCGGGCGGCCCGCGCCGTCATGGACGccgtcgccgcggccgccgcgcagGGTGGCGCGGCGCGGAACGCCGACGACCACACGTGGGCGGCGTGCCTATCTCTGTTCAGGTTCGatgcgccggcggcgagcgtcGAGCTGCCGGCGCTGGAGCTCGCGCGGTTTGTCACGAGCTCCGTGCTGCCCCTCGCCGCGCACTGCCTGGCCGGGTACTCGGCGTGCAGCGCCGCACTCGAGCTGCTCCGGGAGGCCACCGACGGCGTCTTCGAGGCCGAGGAGAAGTACGTCGGCGCGCCTCGCCGGAGCAGCAACGGCGGCGTGTACGTGGAGCTGGACCCGAAGGTGTACCGGGAGCTCGCGCGGGCGAGGGCGGAGCTCCTGGTGGCGCGGGCGAGGGTGATGATGAGGGCCGGCGAGCGCGCCGTCGCCAAGGACCACTGCCAGTCGGCGATCAACATCCTGGAGGTGGTCTCCGGCGACTGGCACCCTGCGACGCTGGCCGTCCGGGGGTTTCTAGAGCAGGACGTGCTCGTTCAAACCTTGAACGGAGTAGAACCCACCACGGTGTAG
- the LOC112902072 gene encoding uncharacterized protein LOC112902072 yields the protein MLIMPAQQIIHMMWLTRCSQAWWRMMVMRISYLRMMKKKMRGYLFAGQEDDADEDDEVDIGDDDPNVIEIPDPYAAIYANVPSETQMSPFKQRSLSQNHRGFVAVVGRYIFPHLTQPQP from the exons ATGCTCATTATGCCGGCTCAACAAATAATACACATGATGTGGTTGACGAGATGCAGCCAGGCATGGTGGAGGATG ATGGTGATGAGGATATCATATTtgaggatgatgaagaagaagatgagggGGTACCTATTTGCAGGACAAG AAGACGAtgctgacgaagatgatgagGTCGATATTGGTGATGATGACCCTAATGTGATAGAGATTCCAGATCCTTATGCTGCGATTTATGCAAATGTTCCATCAGAGACTCAAATGTCCCCGTTTAAGCAAAGAAGTTTGAGCCAGAACCACCGGGGTTTTGTTGCCGTAGTTGGAAGATACATCTTTCCACACCTGACACAACCCCAGCCCTAA
- the LOC112903282 gene encoding glucan endo-1,3-beta-glucosidase 8-like: MAALRCVLASVLVAAVAMAADALGVNWGTMSTRRLPPKVVARLLADNGFRKVKIFDADERTMAGLAGTGIETMVAVPNDLLAAVADYGRAREWVKENVTKYTFDGGVNIKFVAVGNEPFLRAYNGLFDRVTVPALRNIQRALDEAGHGTKVKATVPVNADVYDSPPGDPVPSAGRFRADVAGVMAEMVRFLNRSGAPLTVNIYPFLSLYGNDDFPLDYAFFDGASKAKPVVDGRVTYTNVFDANFDTLVSALKRVGLGHLPVMIGEVGWPTDGDKHATPALAKRFYAGLLRRLAARKGTPLRPGARIEVYLFGLIDEDAKSVAPGNFERHWGLFTFDGRPKFPLALRGGRPTMPVPARGVEYLPRRWCVLNPDAGDDAAGRVADNVGYACGRADCTALGYRCSCGGALDARGNASYAFNAYYQAQGQADSACDFQGLAVVVDEDASRGKCNFSVQVVGSEAPAATVVAAAAAVGTAALLLVLL; the protein is encoded by the exons ATGGCGGCGTTGCGCTGCGTTCTCGCTTCGGTTCTCGTGGCGGCGGTGGCTATGGCGGCGGACGCGCTCGGGGTGAACTGGGGCACGATGTCGACGCGCCGGCTGCCGCCCAAGGTGGTGGCGCGGCTGCTCGCGGACAACGGGTTCCGGAAGGTCAAGATCTTCGACGCCGACGAGCGGACCATGGCGGGGCTCGCCGGGACGGGCATCGAGACGATGGTCGCCGTGCCCAACGAcctgctcgccgccgtcgccgactACGGCCGCGCCAGGGAGTGGGTGAAGGAGAACGTCACCAAGTACACCTTCGACGGCGGCGTCAACATCAA GTTCGTGGCGGTGGGGAACGAACCGTTCCTCCGGGCGTACAACGGCTTGTTCGACCGCGTCACCGTGCCGGCGCTGAGGAACATCCAGCGTGCGCTCGACGAGGCCGGGCACGGCACCAAGGTCAAGGCGACGGTCCCCGTGAACGCGGACGTGTACGACTCGCCGCCGGGCGACCCGGTGCCGTCGGCGGGGAGGTTCCGCGCCGACGTGGCCGGGGTCATGGCCGAGATGGTGCGCTTCCTCAACCGGAGCGGCGCGCCGCTGACGGTAAACATCTACCCGTTCCTCAGCCTGTACGGGAACGACGACTTCCCGCTCGACTACGCCTTCTTCGACGGCGCCAGCAAGGCGAAGCCGGTGGTGGACGGCCGGGTTACCTACACCAACGTGTTCGACGCCAACTTCGACACGCTGGTGTCGGCGCTGAAGAGGGTCGGGCTCGGCCACCTGCCAGTCATGATCGGCGAGGTCGGCTGGCCGACAGACGGCGACAAGCATGCCACGCCGGCGCTGGCGAAGCGGTTCTACGCGGGGCTGCTCCGGCGCCTCGCGGCGAGGAAGGGCACGCCGCTGCGCCCCGGCGCGCGCATCGAGGTCTACCTGTTCGGGCTCATCGACGAGGACGCCAAGAGCGTGGCGCCGGGAAACTTCGAGCGCCACTGGGGCCTCTTCACCTTCGACGGCCGGCCCAAGTTCCCCCTCGCCCTCCGCGGCGGGCGCCCCACGATGCCCGTCCCGGCCAGGGGCGTCGAGTACCTGCCCCGTCGGTGGTGCGTGCTGAACCCAGACGCCGGCGACGACGCCGCGGGGCGGGTCGCGGACAACGTCGGCTACGCTTGCGGCCGCGCCGACTGCACGGCGCTGGGGTACAGGTgcagctgcggcggcgcgcTGGACGCGCGCGGGAACGCGTCGTACGCGTTCAACGCCTACTACCAGGCGCAGGGGCAGGCCGATTCGGCGTGCGACTTCCAGgggctcgccgtcgtcgtcgacgAGGATGCGTCGCGGGGCAAGTGCAACTTCAGCGTGCAGGTCGTCGGGTCGGAGGCTCCGGCGGCCacagtggtggcggcggcggcggctgtgggTACGGCGGCTCTGCTTCTCGTGTTGCTTTGA